The following are encoded together in the Halopiger aswanensis genome:
- a CDS encoding Zn-ribbon domain-containing OB-fold protein, whose amino-acid sequence MSDDSELETSGVRDAGFDEWLDAAADGEAYYLECADGHGSLPPRRICPECGSTELDERPLPDTGEIETYTVTHVATPSFEDDAPYATAIADFGPVRLTGQVTGVDPEAVERGLEVEIAVTVSETTGERVVSFRSA is encoded by the coding sequence ATGAGCGACGACTCGGAACTCGAGACCTCGGGCGTCCGTGACGCCGGCTTCGACGAGTGGCTCGACGCCGCCGCGGACGGCGAGGCCTACTACCTCGAGTGTGCCGACGGTCACGGCTCCTTGCCGCCGCGGCGGATCTGTCCGGAGTGCGGCTCGACGGAACTCGATGAGCGGCCGCTCCCCGATACCGGCGAGATCGAGACATACACCGTCACGCACGTGGCGACGCCATCCTTCGAGGACGACGCGCCGTACGCCACGGCTATCGCCGACTTCGGCCCCGTTCGGCTCACCGGCCAGGTCACCGGGGTCGATCCCGAGGCGGTCGAGCGCGGTCTCGAGGTCGAGATCGCGGTGACGGTCTCGGAGACGACGGGCGAGCGCGTGGTGTCGTTCCGGTCCGCCTGA
- a CDS encoding thiolase C-terminal domain-containing protein, with translation MSTVRVAGTGITPFGNAPERTSRDLFAEASAAAFADSDVPPTDVEAVLYGNFMGELAEHQGHQGPLMAEAAGVQAPATRYESACASSGAAIRDAVMRLRNGEHDVLLVGGAERMTNLGTAGATEALAIAADDLWEVRAGMTFPGAYALMAQAYFDRYGGEHEDLAHIAVKNHENALNNEKAQYQKPIDVADVLEAPPVSTPLGLYDSCPISDGAAALVLTSEEYADEHGIEAPVAITGTGQGGDRMALHDREYLARSPAARAAGAEAYADAGVDASDVDFAEVHDCFTIAEVLALEALDLANVGKGISAARDGRTTADGETPVNLSGGLKAKGHPVGATGASQVAEIATLLEGTHPNSKYVEDATTGVAHNAGGTVASATVHVMEVVA, from the coding sequence ATGTCTACCGTACGTGTTGCAGGGACCGGCATTACGCCGTTCGGCAACGCCCCCGAGCGGACGAGTCGGGACCTCTTCGCCGAAGCGAGCGCCGCAGCCTTCGCGGACAGCGACGTTCCGCCGACGGACGTCGAGGCCGTCCTCTACGGCAACTTCATGGGCGAACTGGCCGAACACCAGGGCCACCAGGGGCCGCTGATGGCCGAGGCTGCGGGGGTCCAGGCGCCCGCAACCCGCTACGAGTCCGCCTGCGCCTCGAGCGGCGCCGCGATCCGTGACGCGGTGATGCGGCTCCGAAACGGCGAGCACGACGTCCTCCTCGTCGGCGGTGCCGAGCGGATGACCAACCTCGGCACCGCGGGCGCAACCGAGGCGCTGGCCATCGCCGCCGACGATCTCTGGGAGGTCCGCGCGGGGATGACCTTCCCCGGCGCCTACGCGCTGATGGCCCAGGCGTACTTCGACCGGTACGGCGGCGAGCACGAAGATCTCGCCCACATCGCGGTCAAGAACCACGAGAACGCCCTGAACAACGAGAAGGCCCAGTACCAGAAGCCCATCGACGTCGCGGACGTCCTCGAGGCGCCGCCGGTGTCGACGCCGCTCGGCCTCTACGACTCGTGTCCGATCTCCGACGGCGCGGCCGCGCTCGTGCTCACCAGCGAGGAGTACGCCGACGAGCACGGGATCGAGGCGCCGGTCGCGATCACCGGCACCGGCCAGGGCGGCGATCGGATGGCGCTGCACGACCGCGAGTACCTTGCGCGTTCGCCCGCGGCTCGCGCGGCCGGCGCGGAAGCCTACGCCGACGCCGGCGTCGACGCGAGCGACGTCGACTTCGCTGAGGTCCACGACTGCTTCACGATCGCCGAGGTCCTCGCGCTCGAGGCGCTCGATCTCGCGAACGTCGGCAAGGGAATCTCCGCGGCCCGCGACGGCCGGACGACCGCCGACGGCGAGACGCCGGTCAACCTCTCGGGCGGCCTGAAGGCGAAGGGCCACCCGGTCGGCGCGACCGGTGCATCGCAGGTCGCCGAAATCGCGACGCTGCTCGAGGGGACGCATCCGAACAGCAAGTACGTCGAGGACGCGACGACCGGCGTCGCGCACAACGCGGGTGGCACGGTCGCCAGTGCGACCGTGCACGTGATGGAGGTGGTTGCATGA
- a CDS encoding M42 family metallopeptidase, with protein MESVPFDVDLLTELTETSGVPGYEDRVRELVIDELEDTVDRVRTDAMGNVVGTLEGGADSDSDYSVAVAAHMDEIGFMVRHVRGSEDGPGFVELEALGGWDARVLKAQRVTIHTEDGDLPGVIGSPPPHTLDDEEREKTPKVEDAFVDVGLPYEELEERVSPGDLVTMDQTTELMGETITGKALDDRVCLFAMLEAARRLADGDGPEATIHFCATVQEEVGLRGAKALGVDVDPDLAIALDVTVANDVPGFSDGEHVTDLGDGAAIKLKDGSVITSPKVHRRLKAVAEDEEIDYQLEILPAGGTDTAGFQNVAGAKPVGAISIPTRYLHTVTETAHVDDVAATIDLLYAFLESEDGSQEYTL; from the coding sequence ATGGAATCCGTTCCCTTCGATGTCGACCTCCTGACCGAACTGACCGAGACGAGCGGCGTCCCCGGCTACGAGGACCGCGTTCGCGAGCTCGTGATTGACGAACTCGAGGACACCGTCGACCGCGTCCGTACCGACGCGATGGGCAACGTCGTCGGGACGCTCGAGGGCGGTGCGGACTCGGACTCGGACTACTCCGTGGCCGTCGCGGCGCACATGGACGAAATCGGCTTCATGGTCCGCCACGTCCGCGGCAGCGAGGACGGCCCCGGGTTCGTCGAACTCGAGGCGCTCGGCGGCTGGGACGCGCGAGTGCTCAAGGCCCAGCGCGTGACGATCCACACCGAGGACGGCGACCTGCCGGGCGTCATCGGCTCGCCGCCGCCCCACACGCTGGACGACGAGGAGCGCGAGAAGACGCCCAAGGTCGAGGACGCCTTCGTCGACGTCGGCCTCCCCTACGAGGAACTCGAGGAACGGGTCTCGCCGGGCGACCTCGTGACGATGGACCAGACGACCGAACTGATGGGCGAGACGATCACCGGCAAGGCCTTAGACGACCGGGTCTGCCTGTTCGCGATGCTCGAGGCGGCCCGCCGGCTGGCCGACGGCGACGGCCCCGAGGCGACGATCCACTTCTGCGCGACGGTCCAAGAGGAGGTCGGCCTCCGCGGTGCGAAGGCACTAGGCGTCGACGTCGATCCGGACCTCGCGATCGCGCTCGATGTCACCGTCGCCAACGACGTGCCCGGCTTCAGCGACGGCGAACACGTCACCGACCTGGGCGACGGCGCGGCGATCAAACTCAAGGACGGCAGCGTCATCACGAGCCCGAAGGTCCACCGGCGGCTGAAGGCCGTCGCCGAAGACGAGGAAATCGACTACCAACTCGAGATCCTGCCGGCCGGCGGCACCGACACGGCCGGCTTCCAGAACGTCGCGGGCGCGAAGCCGGTCGGCGCGATCTCGATTCCGACGCGGTACCTCCACACCGTCACCGAGACGGCCCACGTCGACGACGTGGCGGCGACGATCGATCTGCTCTATGCGTTCCTCGAGAGCGAGGACGGGAGCCAGGAGTACACGCTGTAA
- the trkA gene encoding Trk system potassium transporter TrkA — protein sequence MRVIVVGAGEVGSSIAESLAAEHEVVVIDRDEDRVESVTYAHDVLAIEGDGTSIDVLEDAGIEEAELVIASTDGDETNIVICGAAKAITESFTIARVKRTNLLRTWERSQSAFGVDFMVSTDLHTAEEIVNIAGLPGAADVDTFADGLVQMAEFEVDADSPVAGETVSEADRFESLTFAAIIRGDDVIIPQGETVIRPEDGVVVIGSSESVRQFAGVVTPAPTLEDANEIVVIGGSEIGYQAARLFEEKGFEPRLVERDHQRARELAERLPGTVVLESDATDADFLVREHVGEADIVVAALENDEKNLLVSLLARRVGAERTIAVVEEAEYVDLFETVGIDVAINPRAVTAEEITRFTREFRTENVAMLESDRAEVLEIEIDDDSLLLENRISDVMRELPEGVVVGAITRDGRLITPRGDTVLERGDHVVVFVDTDVLDEVASAL from the coding sequence GTGCGCGTGATCGTCGTCGGCGCGGGCGAGGTCGGCTCGAGCATCGCCGAGAGCCTCGCGGCCGAACACGAGGTCGTCGTGATCGATCGGGACGAGGACCGCGTCGAGTCGGTGACCTACGCCCACGACGTGCTGGCGATCGAGGGCGACGGCACCTCGATCGACGTACTCGAGGACGCCGGCATCGAGGAGGCGGAGCTGGTGATCGCGAGCACCGACGGCGACGAGACGAACATCGTCATCTGCGGCGCGGCGAAGGCCATCACGGAGTCGTTTACCATCGCCCGGGTCAAGCGGACGAACCTGCTCCGGACGTGGGAACGCTCCCAGAGTGCGTTCGGCGTCGATTTCATGGTTTCGACCGACCTCCACACCGCGGAGGAGATCGTCAACATCGCGGGATTGCCGGGTGCGGCCGACGTCGACACCTTCGCCGACGGCCTCGTTCAGATGGCCGAGTTCGAGGTCGACGCCGACAGCCCCGTTGCGGGGGAGACCGTCTCCGAGGCCGACCGCTTCGAATCGCTGACCTTCGCGGCGATCATCCGCGGCGACGACGTCATTATTCCGCAGGGAGAGACGGTTATCCGCCCCGAGGACGGCGTCGTCGTCATCGGCTCGTCCGAGAGCGTCCGCCAGTTCGCCGGCGTGGTGACACCCGCACCGACGCTCGAGGACGCGAACGAGATCGTCGTCATCGGCGGCAGCGAGATCGGCTACCAGGCGGCGCGGCTCTTCGAGGAGAAGGGGTTCGAGCCCCGATTGGTCGAGCGCGACCACCAGCGGGCCCGCGAACTGGCCGAGCGGTTGCCCGGTACGGTCGTCTTGGAGAGCGACGCGACCGACGCCGACTTCCTCGTCCGCGAACACGTCGGCGAGGCCGATATCGTCGTCGCCGCGCTCGAGAACGACGAGAAGAACCTACTCGTCTCCTTGCTCGCGAGGCGCGTCGGCGCCGAACGAACGATCGCCGTCGTCGAGGAGGCCGAGTACGTCGACCTCTTCGAGACCGTCGGCATCGACGTCGCGATCAATCCGCGTGCGGTCACCGCGGAGGAAATCACGCGATTTACCCGCGAGTTCCGAACGGAAAACGTCGCGATGCTCGAGTCGGACCGCGCGGAGGTCCTGGAGATCGAGATCGACGACGACAGCCTGCTGCTCGAGAACCGGATCAGCGACGTCATGCGGGAGTTGCCCGAGGGCGTCGTCGTCGGTGCGATCACCCGCGACGGGCGGTTGATCACGCCCCGCGGGGACACCGTCCTCGAGCGGGGCGATCACGTGGTCGTGTTCGTCGATACCGACGTGCTGGACGAGGTCGCGTCGGCGCTGTAG
- a CDS encoding plastocyanin/azurin family copper-binding protein, with translation MNTNRRTLILGGVAVASALAGCLNDTRGDETQADATADNGTATSSESGDDGTDTTDSDTSDGAPEAARTAGRATLEAITDGEFDEAAADAPTAFLEDRSRDERRNAYERLWQPDRIRSIEFSASDTDESLATAFDELAATDGTQTYQLEYDVAFETQGERYERPVTVAAAQIDGDWYTWVDGDGWLTLRPQAAVDVSREDPGTVTITLMDRSELTTVFVRGDGIDEPADYRLESVGDRLTITVADVGSGPFDVVASIEGPDSETATTLETVSLTDPSAWADVEEITLEGRTVSWEGVEPAHIEGIENPTLVLQKGRAYTITVTNGDGAIHKFELRDEDDAVVDDYETDLLEGEGAEQELTVTASDELASYACAPHESLMDGDITVVDSFDGSDS, from the coding sequence ATGAACACGAATCGACGGACGCTGATACTCGGCGGCGTGGCCGTCGCAAGCGCCCTCGCCGGCTGTCTGAACGATACCCGCGGGGACGAAACCCAAGCCGACGCTACCGCGGACAACGGAACGGCGACCTCGAGCGAGAGTGGCGACGACGGCACCGACACGACTGATTCGGATACCAGCGACGGAGCCCCTGAAGCGGCACGAACGGCGGGCAGGGCGACACTCGAGGCGATCACGGACGGCGAATTCGACGAAGCGGCCGCGGACGCGCCTACTGCGTTCCTCGAGGACCGCAGCCGGGACGAACGGAGGAACGCCTACGAACGGCTCTGGCAACCGGACCGGATCCGCTCGATCGAGTTCTCGGCGAGCGATACGGACGAGTCTCTCGCAACGGCGTTCGACGAACTGGCGGCGACTGACGGGACGCAGACCTATCAACTCGAGTACGACGTCGCGTTCGAAACGCAGGGCGAGCGGTACGAACGGCCGGTCACCGTCGCCGCCGCCCAAATCGACGGGGATTGGTACACCTGGGTCGACGGCGACGGCTGGCTCACCCTCCGCCCGCAGGCCGCAGTCGACGTGTCCAGGGAGGATCCGGGGACCGTCACGATCACACTCATGGACCGGAGCGAGCTGACGACCGTGTTCGTCCGCGGCGACGGCATCGACGAGCCGGCCGACTACCGGCTCGAGTCGGTCGGCGACAGGCTCACGATAACGGTCGCCGACGTGGGTTCCGGCCCGTTCGACGTCGTCGCGTCGATCGAGGGCCCCGACAGCGAGACCGCGACGACCCTCGAGACGGTCTCGCTGACCGATCCGAGCGCGTGGGCGGACGTCGAGGAGATTACGCTCGAGGGACGGACCGTCAGCTGGGAGGGCGTCGAACCCGCACACATCGAGGGGATCGAAAATCCGACCCTCGTGCTTCAGAAGGGACGCGCGTATACGATCACCGTAACGAACGGGGACGGTGCCATCCACAAGTTCGAACTCCGGGACGAGGACGACGCGGTCGTCGACGACTACGAGACCGACCTTCTCGAGGGCGAAGGCGCCGAGCAGGAGTTGACAGTAACTGCGAGCGACGAACTAGCCAGTTACGCCTGTGCACCGCACGAATCGCTGATGGACGGCGATATCACCGTGGTGGACTCGTTCGACGGGAGCGATTCCTGA
- a CDS encoding SRPBCC family protein: MDRILLSTVAYRPPEEVFPYVRSFTDYPRYTEHLKEVTVHGDGGVDSVYDLRLAWWKLSYTARSKVTDISAPESLEWRLINDIDARGEWRVEAEPEALPADTDTDAETASRIYFEAVYDPHSANENALSLPRFVSLDWVIEKVEPRLLSEAEEVVERLVADIEQRSTPRDVELTVHEVP, encoded by the coding sequence GTGGACCGAATTCTCCTCAGTACCGTCGCCTACCGTCCGCCCGAGGAGGTTTTTCCGTACGTGCGCTCGTTTACCGACTATCCCCGGTATACGGAGCACTTAAAGGAGGTGACGGTACACGGCGACGGCGGCGTCGACTCCGTCTACGACCTGCGACTCGCCTGGTGGAAGCTCAGCTACACCGCCCGCTCGAAGGTGACCGACATCTCCGCGCCGGAATCGCTCGAGTGGCGACTGATCAACGACATCGACGCGCGAGGCGAGTGGCGCGTCGAGGCGGAACCAGAGGCGCTCCCCGCCGATACGGATACGGACGCGGAGACCGCGAGCCGGATCTACTTCGAGGCCGTCTACGACCCCCACTCCGCGAACGAGAACGCGCTCTCGCTCCCCCGGTTCGTCTCGCTGGACTGGGTGATCGAGAAGGTCGAGCCGCGACTGCTCAGCGAGGCAGAGGAGGTCGTCGAACGATTGGTCGCGGACATCGAACAGCGGTCGACCCCTCGAGACGTGGAACTGACGGTGCACGAGGTTCCCTGA
- a CDS encoding M48 family metalloprotease — translation MFAIVAFVLALAVGPFAAFRAYARRVAATDAPVEDRLHRLQRVQQVAGFVLPIVAMIGLHLLEVIDRTTAVLPPGPDPFGLGLIHFAAIMLGTFGLVAVPLVSMALGTYPTVRSLRDTEASSWRVVKGVLAALAIVGVSITISIVGILAVISSFGSSLPVLLAAFGAIVAASYGLSPYLIALFQDRVPIEGAERERVDRLCSELDYRPHELYLLEGESTKTANALVAGTIPGFRYVFLTDYLLSECDDDELQAILAHEFGHIAGRHLWQRGLLTVAVFGLWIAGADVIGIGALEEQFGFLGFFLPFMGLYALYHVVLLGGLAYWQEFRADAYAARRAGVEATADALEVLASANDMRRESGLLYALATHHPPIADRIDSVRNVDGEGRTDSDLDADGELDSDPGSNSDSRSTTGD, via the coding sequence ATGTTCGCGATCGTCGCGTTCGTTCTCGCGCTCGCCGTCGGCCCGTTCGCCGCCTTCCGCGCGTACGCCCGTCGGGTGGCGGCAACCGACGCTCCGGTCGAAGATCGGCTCCACCGACTCCAGCGTGTTCAGCAGGTCGCCGGGTTTGTCCTTCCGATCGTCGCCATGATCGGTCTCCACCTGCTCGAGGTGATCGATCGAACAACCGCCGTTCTCCCGCCCGGACCGGACCCGTTCGGACTCGGTCTCATCCATTTCGCGGCGATCATGCTCGGTACGTTCGGACTCGTCGCCGTCCCGCTCGTTTCGATGGCGCTTGGAACCTACCCCACGGTCCGCTCGCTCCGGGATACCGAGGCGTCGTCGTGGCGAGTTGTGAAGGGGGTACTCGCCGCGCTGGCGATCGTCGGCGTCTCGATCACCATCTCGATCGTCGGCATCCTCGCAGTCATCTCGTCTTTCGGATCGTCGCTCCCCGTCCTCCTCGCCGCGTTCGGGGCGATCGTCGCCGCCAGCTACGGGCTCTCGCCGTACCTGATCGCACTCTTTCAGGACCGGGTTCCGATCGAGGGGGCGGAGCGCGAGCGCGTCGACCGGCTCTGTTCGGAGTTGGATTATCGGCCCCACGAACTCTACCTGCTCGAGGGCGAGTCGACCAAGACCGCAAACGCCCTCGTGGCCGGGACGATCCCCGGCTTCCGGTACGTCTTCCTCACGGACTACCTCCTCTCGGAGTGCGACGACGACGAACTGCAGGCGATCCTCGCCCACGAGTTCGGCCACATTGCCGGCCGCCACCTCTGGCAGCGCGGCCTCTTGACGGTGGCCGTCTTCGGCCTCTGGATCGCCGGCGCCGACGTCATCGGAATCGGTGCGCTCGAGGAGCAGTTCGGCTTCCTCGGCTTTTTCCTGCCGTTTATGGGACTGTACGCGCTGTATCACGTGGTCCTGCTCGGTGGCCTCGCGTACTGGCAGGAGTTTCGCGCGGACGCCTACGCCGCCCGCCGGGCTGGCGTCGAGGCGACCGCCGACGCGCTCGAGGTGCTCGCGTCGGCTAACGACATGAGACGGGAGTCCGGGTTACTCTACGCGCTCGCGACCCATCACCCGCCGATCGCGGACCGGATCGACTCTGTTCGGAACGTCGACGGCGAGGGTCGCACGGATTCCGATCTCGACGCCGACGGTGAACTCGACTCGGACCCGGGCTCGAACTCGGACTCGCGCTCGACGACCGGCGACTGA
- a CDS encoding NAD(P)/FAD-dependent oxidoreductase: MRDVCIVGGGVAGTAASIFTARAGLDTLVVDGGESILARNASLENYPGFPNGVDARRYLELTREQARNAGAEFELGHVTSAEPVDEADLEQGFVLETEGGDPLEARRVIAASWSDSEYLVPLDVGRMQRGSKHFVSVDEAGRTAVDGVYAAGRLADEPHQAIVAAGHGAKVGLAVIHDSDANFYHDWVVPEGYFTGRGRDVPPGCEEIDDEERRERDEQARQRLLEAFEEPLDEEPTMHPSVAQD; encoded by the coding sequence ATGCGAGACGTCTGTATCGTCGGCGGCGGCGTCGCCGGCACGGCCGCATCGATCTTTACCGCCCGCGCGGGACTGGACACCCTCGTCGTCGACGGGGGCGAATCCATCCTCGCGCGCAACGCCAGCCTCGAGAACTACCCCGGCTTCCCGAACGGCGTCGACGCCCGCCGGTACCTCGAGCTGACTCGCGAACAGGCGCGCAACGCCGGCGCCGAGTTCGAACTCGGGCACGTCACCAGCGCGGAGCCGGTCGACGAGGCTGACCTCGAGCAGGGGTTCGTCCTCGAAACCGAGGGCGGCGACCCGCTCGAGGCCCGGCGCGTGATCGCGGCCTCGTGGTCCGACAGCGAGTACCTCGTCCCCCTCGACGTGGGCCGGATGCAACGGGGTAGCAAACACTTCGTCTCGGTCGACGAGGCCGGACGGACGGCGGTCGACGGCGTCTACGCGGCGGGCCGACTCGCCGACGAGCCCCACCAGGCCATCGTCGCGGCCGGCCACGGCGCGAAGGTCGGTCTCGCCGTCATCCACGATTCGGACGCCAACTTCTACCACGACTGGGTCGTCCCGGAGGGGTACTTCACCGGCCGCGGTCGCGACGTGCCGCCGGGCTGCGAGGAAATCGACGACGAGGAACGGCGAGAACGCGACGAGCAGGCGCGGCAACGACTGCTCGAGGCGTTCGAGGAACCGCTCGACGAGGAGCCGACGATGCATCCGAGCGTCGCCCAGGACTGA
- a CDS encoding IucA/IucC family protein, protein MSGTSRGSRDADSLRTAAERAALGAATRYARVCDLSSPAEAAYLEALPAARREILHRFVRGVIRGEPAGLSAAVVSPEPSAVPDEPTPLDALERAHLQSVAESPSESARRRLALVAFPGSESALIVPVAARHGYDRLRFAGPVRRWSRSDDRGGTAGSSDGDSALERLSHPVDLVPLLECEGAFRDAEQAERIRAEVAESVANLALARLAAAVHERRAAGRSDASGPLEAIPSAIPAATDAAAFERLVTDGHPFHPSGKIRRGMTAGEGLAYAPEFSDRIDLRFVAVARKYALETRASESDDRLTERLFGTFDGLRGALERAVPAERSPDAYAVVPVHPLQYHRTIPDRYADRRADGRVVPIGDYARPVTPQLNLRTVVPHENGSERSAGDDGARPHLKLAIPVQTTNVVRTLSPHAVSNGPQVTAVARTIARRESLETLGLLAEPAAACYYPPNGPHPSGEGYDDARHLSGLLRSPPAGHPLVPADGTPVVASSLVADAPTTGRPLVRDLIEQYGSATGVASTEDAALSFLERYVAVVVPEQLRLLCAYGVALESHLQNSLVVFDGDARPTATLVRDLGGIRVHRGRLAERGLSIDPYPDSDLDADGEAALHRKLYYALFQNHLAELVATIAHALPVDERDCWALIREECERAFARLRDDPAVPNARVRRDERALVADPATHKALTAMRLRGKRHEYVTSEVSNPLARDG, encoded by the coding sequence ATGTCCGGGACGTCTCGCGGGAGTCGCGACGCCGACTCCCTCCGGACGGCCGCGGAGCGGGCCGCCCTCGGCGCGGCGACCCGCTACGCTCGCGTCTGCGACCTCTCGAGTCCGGCCGAAGCCGCGTACCTCGAGGCGCTCCCCGCGGCGCGCCGCGAGATCCTCCACCGCTTCGTCCGGGGCGTGATTCGCGGCGAGCCGGCCGGCCTGTCCGCCGCGGTCGTCTCGCCCGAGCCGTCCGCCGTCCCGGACGAGCCGACGCCGCTGGACGCTCTCGAGCGGGCGCACCTGCAGTCGGTCGCCGAGTCGCCGTCGGAGTCGGCGCGTCGGCGCCTCGCGCTCGTCGCGTTTCCGGGATCCGAGAGCGCGCTGATCGTCCCGGTCGCGGCGAGACACGGGTACGATCGGCTCCGCTTCGCCGGTCCGGTTCGGCGGTGGTCGAGGAGTGACGACCGCGGCGGGACCGCGGGATCGAGCGACGGCGACTCCGCCCTCGAGCGCCTCTCGCACCCGGTCGATCTCGTCCCGCTACTCGAGTGCGAGGGCGCGTTCAGGGACGCCGAACAGGCCGAACGGATCCGGGCCGAGGTGGCCGAGAGCGTTGCGAACCTCGCGCTCGCGCGACTCGCGGCGGCCGTCCACGAGCGCCGTGCGGCGGGTCGATCGGACGCTTCCGGGCCCCTCGAGGCGATTCCGAGCGCGATTCCGGCCGCCACCGACGCCGCCGCGTTCGAGCGGCTCGTCACCGACGGCCACCCGTTCCACCCGAGCGGGAAGATCCGACGCGGGATGACCGCCGGAGAGGGGCTCGCGTACGCGCCCGAGTTCAGCGACCGGATCGACCTCCGGTTCGTCGCCGTCGCCCGGAAGTACGCCCTCGAGACGCGTGCGAGCGAATCGGACGACCGGCTGACCGAGCGGCTGTTCGGGACCTTCGACGGCCTCAGGGGCGCGCTCGAGCGCGCCGTCCCCGCGGAGCGGTCCCCCGACGCGTACGCCGTCGTTCCCGTTCACCCGCTGCAGTACCACCGGACGATCCCGGACCGCTACGCCGATCGGCGGGCCGACGGTCGAGTCGTGCCGATCGGCGACTACGCCCGGCCGGTAACGCCGCAACTCAACCTTCGGACGGTGGTGCCCCACGAAAACGGGAGCGAGCGATCCGCGGGCGACGACGGCGCCCGTCCGCACCTCAAACTCGCGATCCCCGTCCAGACGACGAACGTCGTCCGAACGCTGTCGCCCCACGCCGTCTCGAACGGGCCGCAGGTGACCGCCGTCGCGCGAACGATCGCCCGGCGGGAATCGCTCGAGACCCTCGGACTGCTCGCCGAACCCGCGGCGGCGTGCTACTACCCGCCGAACGGCCCTCACCCGAGCGGCGAGGGGTACGACGACGCCCGCCACCTCTCCGGGCTGCTCCGGTCGCCGCCCGCCGGCCATCCGCTCGTTCCGGCCGACGGCACGCCGGTCGTCGCCTCGAGCCTCGTCGCCGACGCGCCGACGACGGGACGGCCGCTCGTCCGCGACCTGATCGAGCAGTACGGATCGGCGACCGGGGTCGCGTCGACCGAAGACGCGGCGCTCTCGTTCCTCGAGCGGTACGTCGCAGTCGTCGTCCCCGAACAGCTTCGCCTGCTGTGCGCGTACGGCGTCGCCCTCGAGAGCCACCTCCAGAACAGTCTCGTCGTCTTCGACGGGGACGCACGGCCGACGGCGACGCTGGTGCGGGACCTCGGCGGGATTCGGGTGCATCGGGGTCGGCTCGCCGAGCGGGGCCTCTCGATCGATCCGTACCCGGACTCGGATCTGGACGCCGACGGCGAGGCGGCGCTCCACCGGAAGCTGTACTACGCGCTCTTCCAGAACCACCTCGCGGAGCTCGTCGCGACGATCGCTCACGCCCTCCCGGTCGACGAACGGGACTGCTGGGCCCTGATTCGCGAGGAGTGCGAGCGCGCGTTCGCGCGGCTCCGTGACGATCCGGCCGTTCCGAACGCGCGGGTTCGACGCGACGAGCGCGCGCTCGTCGCCGATCCCGCGACGCACAAGGCCCTGACCGCGATGCGACTGCGGGGGAAGCGCCACGAGTACGTCACCAGCGAGGTCTCGAACCCGCTGGCTCGAGACGGCTGA